A window of the Blastopirellula sediminis genome harbors these coding sequences:
- a CDS encoding SDR family oxidoreductase, with protein MINLSGRIALVTGSSRGMGRACALRLAEAGADVIVNYVTSRTAAMETAKEIRAMGRRSFVVKADVSQKDDVESMMEYIGEHIQQLDIIVSNAATGGFRPLMAANEKHFENTYHTNVLAMLYLVQAGLPLLVKSKGRAKVIGISSHGSDMALPWYGLIGSSKAALESLARHLTLEVGDKGVNVNIVKSGLVETDSTKRLPGAGEMFDHRKDKTMMGDRMLSVEDIADAVLFLASPLSDLVQGETLVVDGGAAVHV; from the coding sequence ATGATTAACCTCTCCGGACGTATCGCACTGGTTACCGGAAGTTCGCGCGGCATGGGGCGAGCTTGCGCATTGCGACTGGCCGAAGCAGGCGCCGACGTGATCGTCAACTACGTCACTTCGCGTACCGCCGCGATGGAAACGGCCAAAGAAATTCGCGCGATGGGGCGACGCTCCTTCGTGGTCAAGGCCGACGTGAGCCAGAAAGACGACGTCGAATCGATGATGGAATACATCGGCGAGCACATCCAGCAGCTCGACATCATCGTCAGCAACGCGGCGACCGGCGGTTTCCGTCCGCTGATGGCCGCCAACGAAAAACACTTTGAAAACACCTACCACACCAACGTGTTGGCGATGCTCTACCTGGTGCAAGCCGGTCTGCCGCTGCTGGTGAAGAGCAAGGGCCGCGCGAAGGTGATCGGCATCAGCAGCCACGGTTCGGACATGGCTTTGCCGTGGTACGGGCTGATCGGCAGCTCGAAAGCCGCGCTGGAAAGCCTGGCTCGTCACTTGACGCTGGAAGTCGGCGACAAGGGCGTCAACGTCAACATCGTGAAGTCGGGCTTGGTCGAAACCGACTCGACGAAGCGTCTGCCGGGCGCCGGCGAGATGTTCGATCATCGCAAAGACAAGACGATGATGGGCGATCGCATGCTGTCGGTCGAAGACATTGCGGACGCGGTCCTGTTTTTGGCCTCGCCATTGTCGGATCTGGTTCAAGGCGAAACGCTGGTCGTCGACGGCGGCGCCGCGGTTCACGTGTAG
- a CDS encoding class I adenylate-forming enzyme family protein, whose product MSGPVISDSIWSASPILDAVENYRGCIIDLDAGRVISADEFARARESLVRAFRQQGLAAGDRVLVTIGNGPLFPAVLAALLACEASPLLVHVMTPSAELARYSKRFGVKWLAAFGGDAQVASVLTASQQLQPLAGWNLLWGAFPEPSFVPGPELRGVPLHPTSGSTGLPKIALRPGFAAMEEARHYAATMAICEDDCLFAIPPMSHAYGYGLTVMTPMLSGASIVTTANFSIKKLGEVLRDYPVTVLPMVPAHIDMLLFGGAIDFGRLRWLLTAGSMMPRRSAVQFRKKTGVTVCPLYGTTETGGISVATTADGEDVDGRVGPPMNGVKVCVRPPADADDQGLEPGVGKLHIQNSSMMAGYLDDQGAILHPWDADGWFETGDLARIAPDGVIHLRGRTGEMINVLGLKVVPCEVEETIAAMPGVREVKVYGSRLASQAEIVKAAIAVEPGVDELSIRAYCEEHLVYYKRPQAIALVDALPRSPAGKIVRDQLP is encoded by the coding sequence GTGTCTGGTCCGGTAATTTCCGATTCGATCTGGAGCGCCTCGCCGATCCTGGATGCCGTCGAGAACTATCGCGGCTGCATCATTGACCTGGACGCGGGGCGCGTCATTTCGGCGGATGAGTTCGCTCGCGCACGAGAATCGCTCGTGCGCGCCTTTCGCCAGCAGGGTTTGGCCGCTGGCGATCGCGTCTTGGTCACAATCGGCAACGGGCCCCTCTTTCCGGCGGTGCTTGCAGCGCTGCTGGCCTGCGAGGCTTCGCCGCTGCTGGTGCACGTGATGACGCCGTCGGCCGAATTGGCTCGCTACTCGAAACGCTTCGGCGTGAAGTGGCTGGCTGCTTTCGGTGGAGACGCGCAAGTGGCGTCGGTACTGACCGCTTCGCAGCAACTCCAGCCGCTCGCCGGTTGGAACTTGCTCTGGGGCGCTTTTCCTGAGCCGAGCTTTGTGCCGGGACCGGAACTGCGCGGCGTGCCGCTTCACCCGACCTCCGGTTCGACCGGTTTGCCGAAGATCGCCCTCCGGCCGGGCTTTGCGGCGATGGAAGAAGCGCGGCACTACGCCGCGACGATGGCGATTTGCGAAGATGACTGCCTGTTCGCGATTCCGCCGATGAGCCATGCCTATGGCTATGGCCTGACGGTGATGACCCCGATGCTCTCTGGCGCGAGCATCGTGACCACCGCCAACTTCAGCATCAAAAAGCTAGGCGAGGTTCTCCGCGACTATCCGGTCACCGTGTTGCCGATGGTGCCGGCGCATATCGATATGCTTCTGTTCGGCGGTGCGATCGACTTTGGTCGGTTGCGTTGGCTGCTGACCGCGGGCTCGATGATGCCGCGGCGTTCGGCGGTCCAGTTCCGCAAGAAGACCGGCGTTACCGTTTGCCCCCTTTACGGAACGACCGAAACCGGCGGCATCTCGGTCGCGACCACCGCCGACGGCGAAGATGTCGACGGGCGGGTTGGTCCCCCGATGAACGGCGTGAAGGTTTGCGTCCGTCCGCCGGCGGATGCGGATGACCAAGGTCTCGAACCGGGCGTCGGTAAGCTGCATATTCAAAACAGCTCGATGATGGCCGGCTACCTCGACGATCAAGGCGCTATCCTCCATCCGTGGGACGCTGACGGTTGGTTTGAAACTGGCGACCTGGCCCGGATTGCGCCAGACGGCGTGATTCATTTGCGGGGTCGTACCGGCGAAATGATCAACGTCCTGGGGCTGAAGGTCGTTCCCTGCGAAGTGGAAGAAACGATCGCCGCCATGCCGGGCGTTCGTGAAGTGAAAGTATATGGAAGTCGCCTGGCTTCGCAGGCCGAGATCGTCAAAGCGGCGATCGCCGTCGAGCCGGGCGTCGACGAACTGTCGATTCGCGCTTACTGCGAAGAGCATCTGGTCTATTACAAACGTCCGCAAGCGATCGCCCTGGTCGACGCTTTGCCCCGTTCGCCGGCCGGAAAGATCGTTCGCGATCAACTTCCTTAG
- a CDS encoding 4'-phosphopantetheinyl transferase family protein — MTYAPARLVRYVADAGNLPISASAAWLSAAERHELDFFAHADRRSQWLGGRWIAKRLITRSCEPADLRRVEVLSRSSDGLGKAPEVFVDGKPTNYRISVSHAGGALLVGMTTDATSIGVDLAWDVPQDRHFSAAWFTEREQAWLAERPESASLLWGLKEAIFKSQGAGQTWNPRGVEIESYCDHEVRCTLYGRQLAPLAMWTRPSSRGMATAVWQATANDTPAYPQQELSSCL; from the coding sequence ATGACGTATGCTCCTGCCCGGCTGGTGCGCTATGTCGCCGATGCGGGCAACCTCCCCATTTCCGCTTCGGCCGCTTGGTTGAGCGCCGCCGAACGGCACGAACTGGACTTCTTCGCCCACGCAGACCGCCGCAGCCAATGGCTCGGCGGGCGCTGGATCGCCAAGCGTTTGATTACGCGCTCGTGCGAACCGGCCGACCTGCGCCGCGTGGAAGTCTTGTCGCGTTCGTCGGACGGGCTGGGGAAAGCTCCGGAAGTCTTCGTCGACGGCAAGCCGACCAACTACCGCATTTCGGTTTCGCATGCCGGCGGCGCGCTGCTGGTCGGCATGACGACCGACGCGACCTCGATCGGCGTCGATCTCGCTTGGGACGTTCCGCAAGACAGGCACTTCTCGGCCGCTTGGTTTACCGAGCGGGAGCAAGCCTGGCTCGCCGAACGCCCCGAGTCGGCCTCGCTGCTGTGGGGCTTGAAAGAAGCGATTTTCAAATCGCAAGGCGCCGGTCAAACGTGGAACCCCCGCGGCGTCGAAATCGAATCGTATTGCGACCATGAAGTTCGCTGCACGTTGTACGGACGCCAACTCGCTCCCCTGGCGATGTGGACTCGTCCGTCGAGTCGGGGAATGGCGACGGCCGTCTGGCAAGCGACGGCCAATGATACTCCAGCCTATCCCCAGCAGGAGCTTTCATCATGTTTGTAA
- a CDS encoding SDR family oxidoreductase: protein MKYHLLTGATGLLGRYLIRDLTLADIPLAVVVRGSRFESAAQRIETAMAYWEAELGRALVRPVVLEGDITKPGLGLSDSDQAWVAKNCEAVVHSAASLTFYADEEDGEPWRSNILGTRNVLGLCRDAGIRQLHHVSTAYVCGRRRDVIREDEVDVGQEPSNDYESSKLTAEKEVRAADFLDVLTVHRPSIIVGDALTGFTVSYHGFYTPLRLVHALVTSLPWDLFVQCDLLGALKLDGSERKNLVPVDWVSAAMTEVIRKPELHGKTYHFTNPNPATVADMLGALASMVMALARPDEGSEAAKNISIDDVAANFREQMWVYQSYWSDDPSFDSSNTEQALPYLPCPAVDDAMMDRLVAFALEKNFGWPREASAKIKYPIAQDLAPLVDNAKDLADGSSDRRYVSLQISGSGGGQWHMIVDHGRLVGVGPGLQNGDSPTCYLNSDTFTRLTRGELSWESALQSGRLVTTGHAASSEQLARCFHDLASLTCSDTTNNCAN, encoded by the coding sequence ATGAAGTATCACCTGTTAACTGGCGCAACCGGCTTGCTCGGCCGGTACTTGATTCGCGACCTGACGCTAGCGGACATTCCGCTGGCGGTGGTCGTGCGCGGCTCTCGTTTTGAGTCGGCCGCTCAGCGAATCGAAACCGCCATGGCCTACTGGGAAGCGGAACTCGGACGAGCGCTCGTCCGACCCGTCGTCCTGGAAGGGGACATTACCAAGCCCGGCCTGGGGCTATCGGATTCCGATCAGGCCTGGGTGGCGAAGAATTGCGAAGCGGTGGTCCACTCCGCCGCGTCGCTCACGTTTTACGCCGACGAAGAAGATGGCGAACCGTGGCGGAGCAACATCCTGGGAACGCGCAACGTTCTGGGGCTCTGCCGCGACGCGGGAATTCGTCAACTGCATCACGTTTCGACCGCCTACGTTTGCGGACGCCGACGCGATGTGATTCGCGAGGATGAAGTCGACGTCGGTCAGGAACCGAGCAACGACTACGAATCGAGCAAGCTGACGGCCGAAAAGGAAGTTCGCGCCGCCGACTTCCTCGACGTCCTCACGGTGCATCGCCCGTCGATTATCGTCGGCGACGCGCTGACCGGCTTCACCGTTTCGTACCACGGGTTCTACACGCCGCTGCGATTGGTTCACGCCTTGGTGACCTCGTTGCCGTGGGACCTGTTCGTCCAATGCGACCTGCTGGGCGCGTTGAAACTGGACGGCTCGGAACGGAAGAACCTGGTTCCGGTCGACTGGGTGTCGGCTGCGATGACCGAAGTGATCCGCAAGCCGGAACTGCACGGCAAGACGTATCACTTCACCAATCCGAATCCGGCGACGGTGGCCGACATGCTCGGAGCGCTCGCTTCGATGGTGATGGCGCTGGCTCGTCCGGACGAAGGATCGGAAGCCGCCAAGAACATTTCGATCGACGACGTCGCCGCGAATTTCCGCGAGCAGATGTGGGTTTACCAGTCCTACTGGAGCGACGACCCTTCGTTCGATTCGAGCAATACGGAGCAGGCTTTGCCTTACCTCCCCTGCCCGGCCGTCGACGACGCGATGATGGATCGCCTGGTCGCGTTCGCGCTGGAAAAGAACTTCGGCTGGCCGCGTGAAGCGTCGGCCAAGATTAAATATCCGATCGCTCAGGATCTGGCCCCCTTGGTCGACAACGCCAAGGACCTTGCCGACGGATCGAGCGATCGGCGGTACGTCAGCTTGCAGATTAGCGGCAGCGGCGGCGGCCAATGGCACATGATCGTCGATCATGGCCGACTGGTCGGCGTTGGGCCGGGCCTGCAAAACGGCGACAGTCCTACCTGCTATTTGAACAGCGACACTTTTACGCGCTTGACGCGTGGAGAGCTCTCCTGGGAATCGGCGTTGCAGTCAGGTCGTCTGGTGACGACGGGACATGCGGCAAGTTCCGAACAGCTCGCTCGTTGTTTTCACGATCTTGCCTCTTTGACCTGCTCCGATACCACTAATAACTGCGCCAACTGA
- a CDS encoding Rieske 2Fe-2S domain-containing protein produces the protein MFVSKEHHPQVLPRQSYFDQSVFDQEMETLMMPTWHAVALMDELPKDGSFLTLEIFGRPIILWRKGDEVSGFLNVCPHRYAKLTCKPCGATERLHCQYHGWEFDETGNVRKIPDAKTFRPLAQGMLGLRKFRIERCGQLIFLNLTDEGPSLREFLGDKFELYESWFTPEMHTAITVTRTINANWKCLVENALESYHTTTVHPQTFGTFPEEKDIQHTMEESWTSMFVDYSEERSVRATMDAIGHLLVGRPRDGSYEHILHYPNVMMARLSLYRWVECVIPVSPSQSLSVVRLMCHIGEKGRLRRVWNRYFITKWARDFLTKVGAEDAGVLVQVQEGISAPEEPMGGLISTREERIFHFQKYVEKASGVASCRDESDVIQNRFSGNAT, from the coding sequence ATGTTTGTAAGCAAGGAACATCATCCCCAGGTTCTGCCGCGTCAGTCCTACTTCGATCAATCCGTCTTCGATCAGGAGATGGAAACGCTGATGATGCCGACGTGGCATGCCGTGGCGCTGATGGACGAACTGCCGAAAGACGGCTCGTTCCTGACGCTGGAGATCTTCGGTCGTCCGATCATCCTGTGGCGCAAGGGAGATGAGGTCAGCGGCTTCTTGAACGTCTGCCCGCATCGCTACGCCAAATTGACCTGCAAACCGTGCGGCGCGACCGAACGACTCCACTGCCAATATCACGGCTGGGAGTTCGACGAGACCGGCAACGTTCGCAAGATCCCCGACGCGAAGACGTTCCGTCCGCTCGCCCAGGGAATGCTTGGTTTGCGCAAATTTCGGATCGAGCGCTGCGGCCAATTGATCTTTTTGAACCTGACCGACGAAGGCCCGAGCCTGCGAGAGTTTCTCGGCGACAAGTTCGAGCTGTACGAAAGCTGGTTCACGCCCGAAATGCATACGGCGATCACCGTTACGCGGACGATCAACGCCAACTGGAAGTGCCTGGTCGAGAACGCGCTGGAAAGCTACCACACTACAACCGTGCATCCGCAAACATTCGGAACCTTTCCGGAAGAAAAAGATATCCAACACACCATGGAAGAAAGTTGGACGTCGATGTTCGTTGATTACAGTGAAGAACGTTCGGTTCGCGCTACGATGGATGCGATCGGCCACTTGCTGGTCGGCCGTCCGCGCGACGGATCGTATGAACACATCCTGCACTACCCCAACGTGATGATGGCGCGATTGTCGCTGTATCGCTGGGTGGAGTGCGTGATTCCGGTTTCGCCCAGCCAGTCGTTGTCCGTCGTCCGCTTGATGTGCCACATCGGCGAAAAAGGACGTCTGCGACGCGTATGGAATCGCTATTTCATCACGAAATGGGCGCGAGACTTTTTGACCAAGGTCGGCGCGGAAGACGCCGGCGTGCTCGTGCAGGTTCAAGAGGGGATTTCCGCCCCGGAAGAGCCGATGGGCGGTCTGATCTCCACGCGTGAAGAACGCATTTTTCATTTTCAGAAATACGTCGAGAAAGCGAGCGGAGTCGCGAGCTGTCGAGACGAAAGCGATGTAATTCAAAATCGATTTTCAGGAAACGCAACATGA
- a CDS encoding aspartate aminotransferase family protein, protein MISKTDSSGAAQSAKTLERGRKSIAGGDSSTMRVLPYHIPLVADRGEGARLWDVDGNEYIDLNMAYGPLLLGHRPKQVIEAVYRQISEHGSQLGFPTEVTIRVAEKLKQLFPCIELLRFANSGTEACASAIRLARTYTGRKKLIMFEGHYHGWSEAVFTKYHAPLEMLPECGYGPAIPGTTGMSDSLTDVIVCQWNDLDALQRCLEEHGDEAAAVIMEPISGNAGLLLPRDGYLQSVREMIHDRGGLLIFDEVITGMRVSAGGAQEHYMVSPDITVVSKAMGGGYPVGSFGASAEIMSCIANGPLFHGGVFSGNAVVMSAAEAVLDTVLGDKENIYAHLHAIADQLAGGIKEIYARLGIPAQVYHLGPLLAGLITKTEVEGLYNYRDVRRHCDFERYIKFQHHMQRAGVYFHPNEFEPMFLSTAHTSADIDEVLERWEDGARQCLVR, encoded by the coding sequence ATGATTTCCAAAACGGATTCAAGCGGAGCGGCGCAAAGTGCGAAGACGCTGGAACGCGGACGTAAAAGCATCGCCGGCGGCGACAGCAGCACGATGCGAGTTCTGCCGTACCACATTCCGCTGGTCGCCGACCGCGGCGAAGGCGCCCGCCTGTGGGACGTCGACGGCAACGAATACATCGACTTGAACATGGCCTATGGGCCGCTGCTCTTGGGCCACCGCCCGAAGCAAGTGATCGAAGCGGTCTATCGTCAGATCTCGGAACACGGCAGCCAGCTCGGCTTTCCGACCGAAGTGACGATTCGCGTCGCCGAAAAGCTGAAGCAGCTCTTCCCGTGCATCGAACTGCTCCGCTTCGCCAACTCGGGCACCGAAGCGTGCGCCTCGGCGATTCGCCTGGCTCGCACCTACACCGGCCGCAAAAAGCTGATCATGTTTGAAGGCCATTATCATGGCTGGAGCGAAGCGGTCTTCACGAAGTACCACGCTCCGCTCGAAATGTTGCCGGAATGCGGCTACGGTCCGGCGATCCCCGGCACCACCGGCATGAGCGACTCGCTGACCGACGTCATCGTCTGCCAGTGGAACGACCTGGACGCGCTGCAGCGCTGCCTGGAAGAGCACGGCGACGAAGCGGCCGCGGTCATCATGGAGCCGATCTCCGGCAACGCCGGTTTGCTGTTGCCGCGCGACGGCTATCTGCAATCGGTCCGCGAAATGATCCACGATCGCGGCGGTCTGTTGATCTTCGACGAAGTCATCACCGGCATGCGGGTCTCGGCGGGCGGCGCCCAAGAGCACTACATGGTCTCGCCCGACATCACCGTCGTCTCGAAGGCGATGGGTGGCGGTTACCCGGTCGGTTCGTTCGGCGCCTCGGCCGAAATCATGAGCTGCATCGCCAACGGCCCGTTGTTCCACGGCGGCGTCTTCTCGGGCAATGCGGTCGTCATGTCGGCGGCGGAAGCGGTTCTCGATACGGTGTTGGGCGACAAAGAGAACATCTACGCTCACCTCCACGCGATCGCCGATCAGTTGGCCGGCGGCATCAAAGAGATCTACGCCCGTCTCGGCATTCCGGCCCAAGTCTATCACCTCGGCCCGCTGTTGGCCGGTTTGATCACCAAGACCGAAGTCGAAGGTCTGTACAACTACCGCGACGTTCGCCGTCACTGCGACTTCGAACGTTACATCAAGTTCCAGCACCACATGCAGCGTGCCGGCGTCTACTTCCATCCGAATGAATTTGAACCGATGTTCCTGTCAACCGCTCACACTTCGGCCGACATCGACGAAGTGCTGGAACGATGGGAAGATGGAGCACGTCAGTGTCTGGTCCGGTAA